CCCGAAAAAGGTCCTGGTTGTACGCGAAAAATGGGACAGACCTCAGGAGAAATCGCAAGGCGCCGAAGATCGTCGGCGGACGCAAGGCCGGGAAGTACATCCCGGGACGCAGGGCTGGCAAAAATCATGCCAGGACGCAAGGCCCGCTTCGCGGGGAAAGATCCTCACTGCCAGTCTGCTAACGCAGGCCAGTCAGGCTCCGCCTGGCCAGTCTCGCCTTCGGCGAGGCCAGTTCCGACTTCGTCGGGCAAACAAAGACCATTGAGAAAGAGCGTTGTGGAGAGGTTCGCTGCGCTCACGAGAGAATTGAGAGAGAAGAAACCAGATTGGCGATGAAACTTACCCCGTCACATGCATCTCTTTCATCTCACCTTGTGACCAACGAAGAACAGATCCTTCCTCTGGAACAAATAGCAATTTTTTTCCTCATTGACGTCTGCTCTTTTCGGAGAACGGTGGACCGTTGACGGATAACGTTGTCTTCACAGCGATCAGCGAAAAGCGGTTCTTAGGTGTGAGATCCCGTGTAGGCCCATCACGGGATGACAGAAGAGGCGTTGAGCAAGTCAGCCTCTACGGTATGACAATTTCAGACGATTATGCAATTCTTTTGTAGGGGCGAATGGCCGTTCGCCCGAAAAAGGTCCTGGTTGGAATCTCTGCCTTTTACGCGAAAAAGGGACATACTATAGGAGCCGGTCGGTCCCTATTTTCGCTCTCGTCCTCTCGTGAGCGCAACGAACGTCTCGATACGCTTTTTCTAGGCTGTTCAAAGAGTGCAGGCGATCTTTCACTTGTGAAAGGAGCTCATCAGTTCTTCTTACATTAAGCCAAAATGCACCCTTCTGAACAATCAGCGATATTAAGTTTCATAATGGAACAAAATATAGTCGTTTCTTTACTGCAAACCAGTCGCTTATTCATGGATATTTGGACTTCCGGTTTATTCTCTACGGCTTATTCGTTTGCCACAGGTTTGGTTTTTCTTTTTTTCTTGTATAAAGTGGAGTTGTGCTAGTTTCATACTGAAACAAAATACTTCTACTCACTTTTCTGATGAAGCCCGCGGATTCTCGACTGAATAATATGAGTTTTAGGGAGGTGCTTTCAATGGCAAGAACTATGTTAGTTTTGCTGGCTGTCTTGATGCTTTGCACATCGGCTTTTGCTTTGATAGAAGCAGAGCCGCTGTCGATTAACACTTCTGGTGTAGACAGAATGCCATGGGTCTTTGAAGACACTATCTATTTTGTTACCCAGAGCTACAACATCTATCAGGCAACCTGGAATGATGGAGACTGTGGTGAACCTGAACCGGTGAAGGGAGCTGTGAACTCCTCAGAGAATGAGATCAGCCCATGTGTTTTGAGAAACAACATCGGCGAACTTGTGATGTATTTTGGTAGATATACCGGTTCAGATAGGGATTACGACTTCTTCAGATCGGTTTTCGATGAAGGTAAGGGCGAATGGGGAGAACCCGAGGTTGTCCTGGAACTGAGTACAGAGATTCAAGACTGGAAAATTTGGGTAAACGGCGATGAAACAAAGGCCTACGTCACTACAAAGGGTGCCTTTGGTGGACTAGAACCAACAGGTGTGAGAGATATCTGGGTTTCCGAGAAGGAAAACGGCAAGTGGTCGACCCCTACAAAAGTAGATGAAGTGAACTCGAGTGGCAATGAATGGTCTGTCTTCGTCGACCCTGATGGAAAGATCTGGTTTGATTCATCGAGGGATGATTCCATAGGGGGTTACGATATCTATTTCTATGACCCCTCTACAGGAGAAATCGGACATCCCGAGATGATGATTAACTCTTTCTACGATGAAAGAAGTCTGTGGACAGATGGCAAAATTATCGTATTCTCCACTGTTGACAGACCTAATGGTGTGGGTGGTTACGACATTTTCATGGCTGAACTGGAATAGAAACTTTCTCTTCTTTGTTGAGCCCGTTCATTGTCCTGGATGGTGGGCGGGCTCTCATTCAGATTTCGAGAGGTGATGGCTTTGCGTTGTTTATCCAAGGCAGAAAAGGAAGTCTTCTTCGAGCTCTGGCGAAATAAAAATGGGTTGTCAAGAAAATCTATAGCCAAGGCCACGAATCTGAGCAAAGCCACTGTTTCCAGACTCTCTCAACAGCTTATAGAAAAGGGCTTTGTTCTTGACAGCACGCCGGTGCCCTCTGCTCACAAAGGCAGACCGTATTCGGTACTGAATGTGAACAACGGAGAGCTGCTTGTCGGCGGAGTTCACATACATTCGAAGACGATGAATATAGTTCTGGGAGACTTGTCAGGCAGAGTCAAGCATGTACGATCTCTGAATCATTCGAGAAGTGACGTTCTGGATAAGCTGTACGAAATACCGAAGATCATACGGAATGGTTTTGACGAAAATATCTCGTCAATACTTGTTTTCAGCATTGTGACACCGGGAATAGTTGACGAATCGACAGGGACTGTTGTTAAGAGCTTCTATACGCAGAGTGAAACGGTCAATCTTAAAAGGCTCGGCGACGAATGGGACACAACAATCGAAATAGAGAATGACGCTAACGCTTTGCTGGTTTCAGAAATGCTTCTCGGCTCTATTCCCTTAAGAGATGCTTTGTACATAGATAGAGAGTTTGGAGCTTCTCTAGTGCTTGATGGAAGGATTTTCAGAGGGCCGCATGGAGGTGCCGGAGAATTTGGTCACCTTCAGATCGATCCTTCCGGTCCTGAATGCTGGTGCGGCAAAAGGGGCTGTGTGGCTGCCTTTTTCGATCCCAAAAACCTGCACGACACGTTTTCCGGATTGGTACCGAACAGCAGTTTGAAATTGAACGATCCTTCCTTTCTGAAGTTCCTGAATGAACTGTATTCAAGAAACGACACAGAAGATTATGTGAGAGCTTTTCAGCAACTACTGGATAAACTCGCAGCAGCTGTTGCAAATGTTGTTGACTTGCTGGGGCTGGAAACAATAGTGCTTAACAGCCGCAATCCTTTCTTCTCAGACAAAGCAGTTGATTACCTTAGAAAGAGGGTTTTTGATATGTCCTTGGGCCATACTGAGCTCAAGATGATGATTCTTAAGGTTACTGAACAGAAGCTCCTTAGAACACCCCTTGCGGTTTCAATAGGGAGAATACTGGGAGTCTTTTAGGAGGTGTGTTTTATGAGAAAGCGAGTTCTTATACTTTTTATTGCCTCATTGCTCTTGATCACTTCTGTAATTGCGAAAACAACTATCGTTCACTGGATGCACCATTCGCCAAGCAGAGCAATGATCATCATGGAAATGGCTTCTGAATTCATGAAAGAAAACCCCGATGTAGAAATCAAGGTTCAGACAATACCGTATTCGGAGTATAAGACTAAGCTACTGGCTGCTCTGGCTGCTGGAAGTGGGCCAGATGTCGCCCAGATTCCGGCCACGGCGATGGAGGAGTTCTTCGGTTATGGATTGGTACAACCAATAACCGCCAGTGTTGCAACAGCCGAAGAGATGAGAGAGAAATGTATTGACGCGGCCATTGACAAGCTGATTATCGATGGTCAGCTGTACGGCTTTCCAACTGATGTTCAGACAATTGTTCTATTCTACAATCCATATCTTTTCGAACAGGCAGGTCTCGATCCCGACAGCCCGCCTCAAACCTGGACCGAACTTTTGGAGTACGCGAAGAAGCTGACGGTTTGGGAAGGGAACAAAATGATTCAGTCCGGACTGGGAATCGAAGGCTATGAGCCCGTTATTGAGAGTTTCATGAGACAGGCGGGTGCAACGTTCTTGGTAAGCGATGAAGAAATGAAAGTCGTTTATGAAGATGCTCAGCTCGAGGGCCTGAAATTCCTGACAGATGCAGTACTGGAACATAAAGTATATGTACCGGAATTTGGTTCGAGATGGACGGGATTCAGACAGATAAAGGAAGCGATGGTATTCGGACATGGAGCAATGGTCGGTTCTTTCCAAGTCGGCGGGCATCCTGATCTTGTATTTAGAACTGCACTCCCTCCGGCACACCCCGAGACAGGAAATCGAAGCTCGGTTTTGACCAGCTGGGCACTCGTTCTCATGAGCGATTGCAGAACCCCTGAAATTGCTTCGGAATGGCTAGCGTTTATTAGCTCGCCCGAAGCCCAGAAACTGTGGTTCAAGGACACAGGAGAACTTCCTTCTTATTATAGTGTGATCAATGATCCTGAGTTTTCGGATGATCCTTTGTTGAGCCCGATTCTGGATTCACTGAATTACGCTGTTCCAACGTTCTCTGCGGGCTGGGGAAATCCGGCCGCTCTTCTCAGGGAGACGGCGTACAACAACGTGATCAACAAAGGCGCAGATCCTGAAGAAGCGCTCAAGAAGGCCTTAGACGAAATCAACCAGTACCTAGAAGAGACTTTTGGAATATTCTGATCCTGGACCAGGGGCTGACGACAGGCCCGATGCGGAGGTCTTTCGATGTTCGAGCTATCCAAGAATGTGTTGAGTAAAATCTTAATAGTTGTAGGCCTGTTCCTGATAATTATCTCTTTCTTCCTGCCCTATGCATCGGGAGAAGTTCAGCTCGGAGTTTTTGACTTCTCTTTTTGGGGAACAGTTAATCTCTTGTTCGTCTATATTGTTTTGGTCTGCCTTTTTGTGTTGTTCTTCGCGACTAGAAAGATCTCATTTCTACTGGGAACAGCTGTTTCTTTGTTAGTACTGAACATAACTGTCATTTTCATGAGAACCGAATGGCAGGAGGTTCTTAGATCTAAGTTCTTTCTCGATTTTTTGGGTGCTGCCGGTTACGGATGGTGGATTTCTTTGATCGGCAGCGCTGTGCTTCTCGTTGCCGTCGTGAGACTAATTCCGGACAAGAAGAGGGCTCCGTATCTCTTCATTCTGCCATCAATATTTGGAGTCTTCTTTCTCACTTTCTTCCCGGCAATGTTTGCTTTCTATATCTCGTTTCATAGGTGGAATATCCTCGTGCCGAACAAGCCATTTGTGGGGCTTGCAAATTTCAGGAAAGCCTTTACCGACGAGTATTTTCTGAGATCACTCTGGATAAGTTTCAAATACGCTCTTGGCGTTATACCGACGAAAATCGTGATTTCCTTTTTCTTTGCCCTCCTCATATACTCTATCCCGAAATTCAAGAGCGTATTCAGGGTGATATATTTCCTCCCGGCTGTGACTTCTGTCGTTGCTATAAGCGTTATTTGGACCTGGATATATCATCCGTATTACGGACTTGCGAATTATCTCATTAGCCTATTTGGAGCTGAACCGATAAACTGGTTGGGTAACCCGGAAATTGCCATCTGGTCCGTGGTTCTCGTTTCAGTTTGGAGATCCGTTGGATACAGCATAATAATCTTTCTGGCCGGATTGAACAACATACCGAGAATTATTCTGGAAGCCTCGGACATCGACGGAGCAACGCGCTGGCAAAAGGTCAAGAACATCATAATCCCGCTAATGAAGCCTTCACTGGTTTTTGTGTTCATAACTTCGACGATCGGCGCGATTCAGGTTTTCACAGAGATATACATGATGACGGGAGGAAACGCCGATACGAAAACGGCCGTCTTCTACATCTGGCAGACTGGTTTCAATAAATTGCAGATGGGGTACGCGAGTTCAATGTCGATCGTTCTGTTTGCAATAATCTTAGTGATTACTCTTATTCAGATGAGGGTCACAAAGATTTTCAAGGAGGAATGACCTTGAGATCTAAGAGGAAGACCGACCTTATTGTCCATTCTATTTCATACACGCTGTTAATAGCGTTCTCCATAATAATGATCATGCCTTTTGTATGGATGATCTTGTCTACATTCAAAGACCAGAGTGAGCTGATGAGATTTCCCCCAAAATTCCTGCCTGACAAGTTCTCGCTGAAGAACTACGTTGAAGTATTCAGTTCAGTTCCCTTCTTGAGGTATTATCTGAACAGTATACTTATAACTACCGTGGCTGTCACTCTCACATTGCTCACATCCAGTCTTGCCGGCTTTGCCTTTGCAAAATACAAGTTCAAAGGCAGAAACACTATTTTCAAGACTCTGCTCGGCGCGATGATGATTCCTTTTCCCGTCACCATAATCCCGCTGTATATAATGATCTACAATCTGGGCCTTGTAGACACCTACTTGGCTCTGATCGTCACGGGTTCGGTAAGCATATTCGGGATCTTTCTGATGAGGCAATTCATTGTCACTATCCCCGACGACCTGATAGATGCTGCCAGGATAGATGGGTGCTCCGAATTCCAGATTTTCAGAATCATTGTTATTCCAAACATAAGAGCGCCGCTCTCTGCTCTTGCAATCTTTTCCTTCATGGCGACCTGGAACGCTTTCTTGTGGCCTCTTCTGGTTGTTAACAATGACGAGCACAGGACTGTCCAGCTCGGAGTACAGTATTTTACCCAGCGTTACGGCGATTTGATGCATCTTCAGATTACGGCAGCCGCAATGGCCGTTATACCGATAGTGGTGTTGTATCTCTTGTTGCAGAAGCAATTCATCGAGGGCATTACGATGACCGGTTTGAAGGGCTAGTAAGGAGTGATAATATGAAGAAGATCTTGACGTCTTTTTTCTTTATCCTATTCTTATCTTCCGTCTTTCTTTCAATGGAAGCCAGTGGACCTGAGAATATCGTGATCTTGATTTGTGACGGGATGGGTTTTAACCATCTATATATATCGGAACTCGTAACGGGAGAAGCCATGGGAAGCCACAGTCCCGTAGTCAGTATCGGCAGAAACGAGGCTTTAGATAATCTTGTCACCGATTCCGCAGCAGCCGCAACCGCTATCTTTTCCGGTGTTAAGACAATTACTGGATATCTGGGAGTGAATGCATTAGGCGAAGAAGTGAATACTCTTGCAGATATCCTGAAGGAGCAGGGTTGGTGGCTCGGCTTGATCACGAATACACGTTACTACGACGCGACTCCGGCAGCCCTTTACGCTCACGCTCAAAGGAGGGAGACGGAAGTAATCACGGACTTTCTCATGGAAAGTCCTCTCGACTTGTTCTATGCCGGTGGTCTTGAGCAGCTGGGGATCAATCCCTTCACTCAGAAGCCGACTCCAAGAAGCAGAATACACGAACTGATTGCTAGCGGCTACAGGGTCCTCGGGCTGAATTTCGAAGAGCTCGGATCGCCGGAATTTGAAGAGCTGAAGGGGACCGTTGCATTTGTAACCATGGGAGACAAGAGCTTTGAGAACGAACTGCTTCCAGGTGAACCCACTCTCCTCGAAATGGTCGATAGAGCTTTCGAAGTGTTCATGGCTGAAGAGAGAAGCAAGTTTCTGGTTATTGAAGCCGGCAGAATAGACGATGCTTCTCATGTAAACGATTCAGAGGCTGTGCTGGCAGAACTGAGCGCTTTCAGAGACGTGCTGTCTTATCTGCTTACCCGGTTGTCTCTGGACAGGGATCTATTGATCGTGCTTTCTGATCACGAGACGGGAGCGGTAGCGGTACCTTATGGCAAACCAGATGGCGACTTTTCTTTGAGCTGGTCCAGTAACGACCACACGGCCGCCTATGTACCCATAATCGCCTATGGGAAAGGATCGCAGGCCTTCTCAGGATTCTACCATTTAGAGGAAATTCCTCGAAAGATCTGCGGACTATTGGATGTGATTGTATGCGGAGAGTAGTGTTTTTCTTTTTGTTTCTGATATTGCTTGGAGGAACGCTGATGGGAACATCTTTGACTGTAATGACATACAACATAAGGCACGGATTGGGAATCGATGATGTCTTAGATTTCTCAAGAGTTCTCGAGACAATAAGGGGTGTGGATCCGGATATTCTCATCCTCAATGAAGTAGATCAGGAAAACCCAAGGAGTGCAGGACTGAGACAGGCAGAGATTGTTGCGGAAGAGCTCAACATGAGTTACTTCTTCAGTCTGGCAGAGGGCAAGAGCAACTACGGGAACGCTGTTCTCAGCAAATTCCCGATAAAGGCCGAATTTGGCTTCGTGCTTCCGAGACCTGAATGGATGCTTGCCGTGGATAGAGGATGTGCCGCAATAGTCACTGAGGTTGAGGGTCGGGATATCCTGGTTATGGGGACTCATCTCGGTCTTGGTGGAATCATGGAAGTCCAGACAGAGCTCAGGAAGATCCTTGAGGTGTATCTTGAGTACGAAGAGATTCCGGCTATTATCGCCGGAGATCTTAACGCCGAATGGTATGATCTCCAGTATGGTGTTCCTGAGTTTTTCGATCACTTTGGATCGGTGAACAATGAGCTCGGCAAGAGCCTTCACACAATCCCGGCAGATAGACCGGGCAAGCAGATTGATTATATCTTCGTGAATGACTATTTCGATATCATCGACGCATTTACCGTCGATTCGTACGCGTCAGATCATCTGCCCGTCGTTTCGAGGCTCGTCCTTAAATGAAGAATATACCTCTTCTTTTCGTTACTATCGACTCACTCGGTCCTGAGGTTTTGAAGAGGGCCAGGACTCCTTTTTTGGATAGTGTTGCCGAGACCGGTTCAACGGTTAAGGATATGAGATCGTGTTTTCCCACGCTGACAACACCCATGATGAGCACCATTTTGACGGGCGTGTATCCCGAGAAACACGGCATATTCTCTAACACTATCTTGAACAGAGAGGAGAAGAAAGTTGAGGGTAGACTCCGGGATCTCAGAAGACCTCCAGTGACAGATTGTCTGTACGAGAACAACTATAGTATTCTCTCGATACAGCATTTCATGCTTCAGGGAAGAAATGGGGTAAAGCACGTTCAGGTTGACGGAAATAGAAGCGGTGCCATCCGCAAGGCACTGAGAAGAGAGTTGAAGGAGGAGAAATATGACGCCATCTTTTGCCTTTATCAGTCTCTGGACAGTGCAGGGCACAAATACGGACCATTGCACGCTAAGACGATAAGAGAACTAGAAGAGATAGACGACGAACTGGAGCTAGTAGTCGATTTTTTGGAAGAAACTATTGGAGAGTTTGCCATCGTCATCACTTCTGATCATTCAATGTCATTGGCTGACACTCCCACTGAGTTTGACCTGGGTGAAGTCATCACAAGCATCGGTCTCAAGGCAGAATTGGGTAAGGAGGGAAAGAGCGTTTCAAAAGAGACAGACGTTCTGATCCTAAAATACCCCACCGTAAACATCTACACTCTGACAGAAAAAGCAATAGACAGGACAGCTCTGCTCGTGGACGCTCTGAGGAAAATCAGTATAGTTGACAGAATCTATACAAAAGAAGAAATGAAGAAGCTGCATAACCCGGAATACGCCGACATAGCTTTTTGCTTGAAAAGAGGCTATTCAAACTCATTGAAGTCTAGAAGGCCCGGGTCCTTTTTTGGATATCACGGAACCTACCACGAGGAGCCCTCCGTGTTCATGTTTAGAGATATTCACAAGACAAAGAACTGTATTGAGAGGGGTACATTAGTCGATATTGCACCAACAACTCTGGATTTACTGGGCATACAATCATCTGTCGATTTCGATGGAATATCACTGAAGAAATGAGGTTTGAAAATTGATTCTGACAAAACTTGATTATCATCTGCACACAAGCTATTCAGACGGAGAGATGAGCTTCCCCCAGCTTCTTGAAGCTTTGGAAGGAAATGTGAATGTCTGTGGTGTGACCGATCACTTTGAGCTAAACCATCCATGCAGCATAGAATTCACAAAAGACTATCTAGAGGCCTTCGGGGCTTTCAAAGATAAGGCCCTAAGACTTGGCATCTCCGCTCATCTCGGCGTGGAGACCGGACTCGGAAAGAACGGCATACTATTACCCCATATGATGAGTGAAATTGAGTACGTCATTGCGAGCCTTCATAGAGTTCCTCTACAGGGAGCAAGCAGTGAAGAATACTGGGAAGCTTACAAGAGCATTATTTCTGATAATGCGCGAAGAGGAGGCTTTCAGATTCTGGGACACGTCGAGGGCTATCTGCCGATTCTACCTTTTCTTGATCGCGATCCGGGATTCGACAAAAAAAGAGAGATTGAGCGGCAGATCATTGAAGAGTACTTCACGCTTGACTGGTACTCGCGATTGGCAAAGGATCTAGAGGTAAACGATATTGCACTTGAAATACACGAGCCATCAAAAACACCACGATTGGAAGTTCTGGATATTATGAAACGCTTCGGAGTTGCTTTCTCTTACGGAACCGATTCCCACATGCCTGAGCAAGTGTCGAAGAGAAGTTATCTGAAGAGAGTCATCCAGGAACTCGATCTGAAGGAAAGTGATTTTCTCGACATCGAGACGATTAGATCGAAAACATAGAGTATTTCAGGAGGAACCAGTATGACAAACGTAGGTATTATCGGTTGTGGAATGATGGGTAGAGTCCATTCTATTGCATACACCGGTCTGGAGAACGTCAATGTGAAAGCCGTAGCGAGTCTCTCAAGAGAACAGACACTTGAATGTGCAAGACTCGCCTCTTCAAGAACATCTACAGTAGATGAGATACTTAACGATGAAGAAATAGAGATAGTCAGCATCTGTACACCCACGGATACTCACAGAGACCTTGTGGTAGAAGCTGCAAGAAGCAAGAAGCACATCTTCTGCGAGAAACCAATAGCCCGCACTCTAGAAGACGCTCTGGAAATGGTTGAGGTTTGCAGGCAAAACGGTGTTTCGCTGGGTGTGGATCATGTAGTGAGATTCTTTGACTCTTACTCTAGGGCGAAGAGCCTTATTGAAGAGGGCACAATCGGAAAGGTAGTAATGGCAAGGCTTTATCGCGGAGGAGTCTTTCCAAAGCACGGCTGGAACAACTGGTTCGACGAACTCGGTAGAAGCGGTGGAGTTCTTCTTGATCTTTCCATTCACGACTTCGACTTCTTGAGAACGGTCCTGGGTGAAGTAGAGTCCATAACCGCAAGAAGCGTGAAAAACACTCCTTCCCATCCAGGCAGAAACAGAGACCATGCCTTAGCGATTCTTAAATTCGCGAACGGTTCGCTGGCTCACGTTGAGGGCAGCTGGGCAGAACCGGATAACGCACCTTCAAAATTCGCAACTTCTTTCGAATTCGTTGGTAGAGATGGAATGATAACCTACGATAGCGATGAGGATTTCACTATGAGAGTCCAGACAGCCTCCAACGATTACCCGTCTTTCTCAAAGAGCACCCCCGCAGCCAATGATCCTTATGGATTACATATACAGAAGTTCATAGAAGCGGTGAGAGAAGAAAGAAAGGTCCCAGTCGATGGTACTGAGGCCATCGAGGCGCTAAAAATCTCCCTTGCAGCCAACAGATCTGCAGAAAGCGGAAGACCTGTGAAGCTTCTGGAGGTGGTATAGGTGTTTAGGATAGGATTTCTCGGAATCGCACACACGCATGGATACAGTTACATAAGACAAATTCAATCTTTCTCAAATATGAGCGTCACAGGAGTATTCGATCGTGATGCAGACAAATCAAAAAAGGCCTCAGAACTATTCGGAACAAGAGCTTTTGAAGATCCTCTAGAGCTAATCGAAAACTCCGATGGGGTAGTAGTTACTTCCGAGAACTCATTCCATAAGAAATATGCGGAACTTGCCATGAACAAAGGCAGACACGTTCTGTGCGAAAAACCCATCGCCACAACCGAAGAAGACGCGAGATCGATGCTGCAAACGGCCAGAGAAAACAACGTTGTTTTTCAGATGGCCTTTCCCGTAAGATACGCTCCTTCTATTCAGCAAGCAAGAAAGGAAATTGAGACGGGCAAGCTTGGTAGAATTCTCTCGGTTTCGGCGACAAATCATGGAAGAATGCCAGGCGGATGGTTCGTAGATGAGAAGCTTTCCGGCGGAGGGGCGGTTATGGATCACACAGTTCACGTCGTGGATATTATCCGGTGGCTTCTAGATGTTGAGATTATCGAGGTATCGGCCGAATATGGAAGACTCATTTACGACATCCCAGTTGAAGACTGTGGCCTTCTCCTGCTAAGTCTTTCCGACGATTCCTTCATGAGTCTCGATTGCAGCTGGTCAAGACCTGAAGCCTATCCTTACTGGGGAGATGTAACTCTCAATGTTGTCGGCACAGAGGGTACGCTGAGGATAAACGCCTTTGATGCGAAGCTGAAAGTCTTCTCAAACAAGAGAGGAGTCTTCTGGGAGAATTATGGAGACAGTTTCGACAGGGCACTAATTAAGGAATTCGCTGATTCTGTAATCGAGGAAAGAAAACCTTTGACCTCAGGAGAAGATGGACTTGAAGCTCTAAGAGTTGCTCTTGCAGCATATGAAAGCGGAAAGATAGGTCGTCCGGTTCAACTGAATCATTAGCAGCTCGCTGTTTTGAAAGACAATTAAAGGTGGTGGAAACTATGAAAGGGAAAAGAATATTGATCATTTTGGCAATTGCGCTCGTGAGTATCATGACTTTCGGTCAGATAGAAGTGGAGATGCTGCCATTTTGCTCGAGTGGAATAGAGAGGATGCCGTGGCTTCACGACG
The Mesotoga sp. BH458_6_3_2_1 DNA segment above includes these coding regions:
- a CDS encoding Gfo/Idh/MocA family protein, which codes for MTNVGIIGCGMMGRVHSIAYTGLENVNVKAVASLSREQTLECARLASSRTSTVDEILNDEEIEIVSICTPTDTHRDLVVEAARSKKHIFCEKPIARTLEDALEMVEVCRQNGVSLGVDHVVRFFDSYSRAKSLIEEGTIGKVVMARLYRGGVFPKHGWNNWFDELGRSGGVLLDLSIHDFDFLRTVLGEVESITARSVKNTPSHPGRNRDHALAILKFANGSLAHVEGSWAEPDNAPSKFATSFEFVGRDGMITYDSDEDFTMRVQTASNDYPSFSKSTPAANDPYGLHIQKFIEAVREERKVPVDGTEAIEALKISLAANRSAESGRPVKLLEVV
- a CDS encoding Gfo/Idh/MocA family protein, with translation MFRIGFLGIAHTHGYSYIRQIQSFSNMSVTGVFDRDADKSKKASELFGTRAFEDPLELIENSDGVVVTSENSFHKKYAELAMNKGRHVLCEKPIATTEEDARSMLQTARENNVVFQMAFPVRYAPSIQQARKEIETGKLGRILSVSATNHGRMPGGWFVDEKLSGGGAVMDHTVHVVDIIRWLLDVEIIEVSAEYGRLIYDIPVEDCGLLLLSLSDDSFMSLDCSWSRPEAYPYWGDVTLNVVGTEGTLRINAFDAKLKVFSNKRGVFWENYGDSFDRALIKEFADSVIEERKPLTSGEDGLEALRVALAAYESGKIGRPVQLNH